From the genome of Clostridium sp. BNL1100, one region includes:
- a CDS encoding ammonium transporter, with protein sequence MKRVAKILSFISVVAILTLFISTVVMAAGDPTGASYTSVTGKETLSDVANAASRAQYSANFVWIMITGFMVFFFQCGFAMVETGFCRSKNAAHTITMNLMVFLVGAVGYFLVGFALQFGGSGGAAGLGTGGSVLNGMVSIPGFGGILGYKGFFLQSGGTYDAGIYALFFFQMVFMDTTCTIPTGAVAERVKYSAVVIASFFISMIYYPLFGNWVWGGGWMATLGKNFGLGHGVVDFAGSAVVHSMGGMMAIAAAIVIGPRIGKFKKDGTARAFPGHHIPMAVVGTIILFFCWFSFNAGSTLNAGDFRLAVVATNTMIAGAIGGLVAMFYMWGKYGKPDPSMTCNGALAGLVAITAPCAFVNAISSFIIGALAGILVCISVAFVENKLKLDDPVGAISVHAVNGVFGVLCVGLFSDGSYGDGINGVAGGVKGLFYGDASQLVAQLIAVGVLIVWGFGGSYVFWRLLDKVWGIRVSPEVEIEGCDLEEMGAYGYPDFQIVKSELDFQKADDLYLSKLKIKETSLKV encoded by the coding sequence ATGAAAAGAGTTGCAAAAATATTAAGTTTTATTTCAGTAGTTGCTATACTTACACTATTTATTTCAACTGTTGTTATGGCAGCAGGGGACCCTACAGGTGCTTCATATACATCTGTAACAGGTAAGGAAACCCTTTCGGATGTTGCCAACGCTGCAAGCAGAGCTCAATACAGTGCTAACTTTGTTTGGATTATGATTACCGGATTTATGGTCTTTTTCTTCCAGTGTGGATTTGCAATGGTTGAAACAGGCTTTTGCCGAAGTAAAAATGCCGCTCATACGATAACAATGAACTTAATGGTTTTTCTTGTCGGTGCGGTGGGGTATTTTCTGGTAGGCTTCGCATTACAGTTCGGAGGCTCCGGAGGAGCCGCTGGCTTGGGAACAGGCGGATCAGTTTTAAATGGCATGGTTTCAATCCCCGGTTTTGGAGGAATCTTAGGGTATAAGGGATTCTTCCTGCAGAGCGGAGGAACCTATGATGCAGGGATATACGCTTTATTCTTCTTCCAAATGGTGTTTATGGACACTACTTGTACTATTCCAACTGGAGCAGTTGCAGAAAGAGTAAAATATTCGGCTGTTGTAATAGCTTCCTTCTTCATATCAATGATATATTATCCCTTGTTTGGAAACTGGGTATGGGGCGGAGGGTGGATGGCTACCCTTGGCAAAAACTTTGGCTTAGGTCATGGGGTTGTTGATTTTGCCGGATCTGCAGTAGTCCACTCTATGGGTGGTATGATGGCTATTGCGGCGGCTATAGTCATAGGGCCTAGAATAGGAAAGTTCAAAAAAGATGGTACCGCAAGAGCATTTCCAGGACACCATATACCCATGGCGGTGGTAGGGACGATTATTCTGTTCTTTTGCTGGTTTTCCTTCAATGCCGGTTCGACCCTTAATGCCGGAGATTTCAGACTGGCGGTTGTTGCTACAAACACTATGATAGCCGGGGCTATAGGGGGGCTGGTTGCAATGTTTTATATGTGGGGTAAATACGGAAAACCTGACCCTTCCATGACTTGTAACGGAGCACTTGCAGGTCTGGTGGCAATTACTGCCCCATGTGCATTTGTTAATGCCATATCTTCTTTTATAATAGGTGCGCTGGCCGGAATACTGGTTTGTATTTCTGTTGCTTTTGTAGAAAACAAGCTGAAGCTTGATGACCCGGTGGGAGCTATTTCAGTTCATGCTGTAAACGGTGTATTTGGAGTTCTATGTGTGGGGCTATTTTCAGACGGGAGTTATGGTGACGGTATTAACGGTGTAGCAGGGGGAGTAAAAGGCTTATTCTACGGAGACGCTTCACAGCTGGTTGCACAGCTGATAGCAGTAGGAGTTCTTATAGTGTGGGGCTTCGGAGGCTCATATGTATTCTGGAGGCTCCTTGACAAGGTTTGGGGTATAAGAGTTAGTCCGGAGGTTGAGATTGAGGGCTGTGATCTTGAGGAAATGGGAGCCTACGGATATCCTGATTTCCAGATTGTTAAGTCAGAATTGGACTTCCAGAAAGCAGATGACCTGTATTTAAGTAAATTAAAGATCAAAGAGACAAGTTTAAAGGTATAG
- a CDS encoding menaquinone biosynthesis decarboxylase, with the protein MAYSDLHEFIEKLEEKALIKRIKSAADAELEITEITDRVVKSGGPALLFEKVKDSKFPLLINTFGSYERLNLALGVKNIEEVAGKIGDFIDAANYAGFIKTVKAVPSLLQLTSVFPIKLPTKGKCQQIIDYSPDLGKLPILKCWPGDGGRFITLPVVITKDPETGIQNMGMYRMQVYDDQTTGMHWHLHKDGRNIYDKYRNTGGIMPVSVAIGCDPVVIYSATAPLPQYIDEILFAGFLRKKPVSLVKSITNNIYVPANADFILEGYVDTSEGLRIEGPFGDHTGYYSLADVYPVFHLTCMTYREDAIYPATVVGKPPMEDCYLGKATEKLFLPLLRIQFPEIIDMNFPLEGVFHNCVIVSIKKRFPGHAKKVMNSIWGSGQMMYTKMVIVVDESVNPHDLSTVAWKVFNNIDGRRDIVLSDGPLDALDHASDQRHYGCRIGIDATIKFPEEGYSRIWPDEIAMSEDIKALVTKRWKEYGF; encoded by the coding sequence ATGGCTTATTCAGACCTCCATGAATTTATAGAAAAACTAGAAGAAAAAGCACTTATTAAAAGAATAAAGTCAGCAGCTGATGCTGAGCTCGAAATAACGGAAATAACAGATAGAGTGGTAAAGAGCGGTGGTCCGGCTCTTCTATTTGAAAAGGTGAAAGACTCAAAATTTCCATTACTTATAAATACTTTCGGTAGCTATGAAAGGTTGAACCTCGCACTTGGTGTTAAAAATATTGAGGAGGTTGCGGGGAAAATAGGAGATTTTATAGATGCGGCAAATTATGCGGGGTTTATAAAAACCGTAAAAGCGGTTCCGTCTTTATTGCAGCTGACATCTGTTTTTCCAATAAAGCTTCCTACAAAAGGAAAATGCCAGCAGATAATTGATTACAGTCCCGATTTGGGAAAGCTTCCAATACTTAAATGCTGGCCCGGGGATGGAGGCAGATTTATCACTTTGCCTGTGGTTATAACCAAAGACCCTGAAACAGGCATACAAAACATGGGTATGTACCGTATGCAGGTGTATGATGACCAAACTACGGGAATGCACTGGCACCTCCACAAGGACGGCAGGAATATATATGACAAGTACCGCAATACCGGAGGAATAATGCCTGTGTCTGTGGCTATAGGCTGTGACCCGGTGGTTATTTATTCTGCAACCGCTCCCCTTCCCCAATATATAGATGAAATATTATTTGCGGGGTTTCTAAGAAAAAAGCCCGTATCCTTGGTTAAGTCTATAACAAATAATATTTATGTCCCGGCAAATGCTGATTTCATTCTGGAAGGGTATGTGGATACAAGTGAGGGACTTCGTATTGAGGGCCCTTTTGGAGATCATACAGGGTATTATTCTCTTGCTGATGTGTATCCGGTTTTTCATTTGACATGTATGACCTACAGGGAGGATGCTATTTATCCTGCTACTGTTGTGGGCAAACCTCCCATGGAGGACTGTTACCTTGGTAAGGCAACTGAAAAACTGTTTCTTCCTTTATTAAGAATCCAATTCCCGGAGATTATTGATATGAATTTTCCTCTTGAGGGTGTATTTCATAACTGCGTTATTGTTTCAATAAAAAAGAGGTTTCCGGGACATGCTAAAAAGGTAATGAACTCAATTTGGGGTTCAGGGCAGATGATGTACACAAAAATGGTTATAGTTGTGGATGAATCTGTAAATCCTCATGATTTATCAACGGTTGCATGGAAGGTTTTCAACAATATTGACGGCAGGAGGGATATAGTATTGTCTGACGGCCCTCTTGATGCACTGGATCATGCCTCTGATCAAAGACATTATGGATGCAGGATAGGTATTGACGCTACCATAAAATTTCCGGAGGAAGGCTATAGCCGTATCTGGCCCGATGAAATAGCCATGTCAGAGGATATAAAGGCATTGGTTACAAAAAGGTGGAAGGAATACGGTTTTTAA
- the sugE gene encoding quaternary ammonium compound efflux SMR transporter SugE, with amino-acid sequence MKWIMLIVAGMLETGWAVGLKYSHGFTKPIPSIFTIAGMIASFFFLSLALKNLPLGTAYAIWTGIGTVGTVVLGIILFKEPIDIIRLICIGFIVVGIVGLKVVSTH; translated from the coding sequence ATGAAATGGATAATGCTGATAGTTGCGGGTATGCTGGAAACGGGCTGGGCGGTAGGGTTAAAATATTCTCATGGATTTACAAAACCTATACCAAGTATTTTTACTATAGCGGGTATGATAGCAAGTTTCTTCTTTTTATCATTGGCACTAAAGAATCTTCCCCTTGGTACGGCATACGCAATTTGGACCGGAATTGGTACAGTTGGTACTGTAGTTTTAGGAATAATATTATTTAAAGAGCCTATTGATATAATAAGGCTGATTTGTATCGGGTTTATAGTAGTTGGAATAGTAGGGTTAAAGGTTGTATCTACACATTAA
- a CDS encoding P-II family nitrogen regulator: protein MKKIEMIIRPEKLEDVKEILNESQIFGMTVLMVSGCGHQKGRKEIYRGAEITINLLPKVMVQTVVHDDAVEKIIQKVTERVKTGNVGDGKIFVYNVEEAVKIRTSESGEDAI from the coding sequence ATGAAAAAAATCGAAATGATTATCAGACCCGAAAAGCTGGAAGATGTGAAGGAAATATTAAATGAATCACAAATATTCGGTATGACGGTGTTAATGGTTTCAGGCTGCGGGCATCAAAAGGGAAGAAAAGAAATATACAGAGGCGCCGAGATTACAATAAATCTTCTTCCTAAAGTAATGGTTCAAACTGTTGTCCACGATGATGCAGTCGAGAAAATAATACAAAAGGTTACAGAGAGGGTTAAAACAGGTAACGTAGGCGATGGAAAGATTTTTGTGTATAACGTTGAAGAAGCTGTGAAAATAAGAACAAGTGAGAGTGGTGAAGATGCAATATAA
- a CDS encoding FAD-dependent oxidoreductase, whose product MPQNLIEKAFSRPVESYWIGSTPKTEYPELNENIKTDILVVGGGITGIATAYLLQKEGLDVVIIDANRIVHSTSGHTTAKITSLHSVKYAKLIKQLGEEGAAKYGEINEKAISMIEDIIKENDIQCDFSRQPNFVYTKEEQYINVIEEEVNAAKSIGLPARFEASLPLPFAVQGAVCFDNQAQFHPRKYLLSLADIFVKNGGHIFENTVALDIHEDRECTTSTRSGFSIKSDKVIVASHFPFYDGWGFYSARMYAERSYALAVKSPVIVPYGMYISYEEPTRSIRTQPAEDGNQLLILSGEHHKTGEDKNEKEHYTNLINFAETDFHATDVPYRWSAQDYTVMNEIPFIGHITGKKMNIFVATGFQKWGMTTSHVSAMIIRDIIANGKSEVENIFTPSRFTPVSSAKNFIKENADVVDNLVSGKLESPPIEFTLQPGEGKAVKYHGKKAGAYMDNDGNVFIIDTTCKHLGCEVNWNSAEKTWDCPCHASRYSYDGTVVEGPAMKPLDRLK is encoded by the coding sequence ATGCCACAGAATCTTATTGAAAAAGCATTTTCAAGGCCGGTAGAATCTTATTGGATTGGGTCAACACCCAAAACTGAATATCCGGAGTTGAATGAAAATATTAAAACCGATATTCTGGTTGTAGGAGGCGGAATAACCGGGATAGCAACAGCATATTTGCTTCAGAAGGAAGGCTTGGATGTTGTTATAATAGATGCCAACAGAATTGTCCATTCCACTTCGGGGCACACCACAGCAAAGATAACTTCTCTCCACAGCGTAAAATATGCAAAACTGATAAAGCAGTTGGGAGAAGAAGGTGCGGCAAAGTATGGAGAGATCAATGAAAAAGCCATATCAATGATTGAAGATATAATAAAAGAAAACGATATACAATGTGACTTCAGCCGACAGCCAAACTTTGTATATACAAAAGAAGAACAATATATAAACGTTATCGAGGAGGAGGTAAATGCAGCGAAATCTATTGGTCTTCCTGCAAGATTTGAAGCCTCCCTGCCTCTTCCCTTTGCTGTTCAGGGGGCAGTATGCTTTGATAATCAGGCACAGTTTCATCCCCGTAAGTATCTTTTATCACTTGCAGATATATTTGTAAAAAATGGCGGTCACATTTTTGAGAACACGGTAGCCCTTGACATCCATGAAGACCGTGAATGTACAACATCTACCCGAAGCGGATTCAGTATAAAATCAGACAAGGTAATAGTAGCAAGTCACTTCCCCTTTTACGACGGGTGGGGATTCTATTCTGCGAGAATGTACGCTGAGCGCTCCTATGCACTTGCGGTAAAATCACCTGTAATAGTTCCGTATGGAATGTATATCTCCTATGAAGAACCTACAAGGTCTATAAGGACCCAACCGGCAGAAGACGGAAATCAACTGCTTATTCTCAGTGGAGAACACCATAAAACGGGCGAAGACAAAAATGAGAAAGAACATTATACAAATCTTATAAACTTTGCAGAAACTGATTTTCACGCTACAGATGTGCCTTATCGCTGGTCGGCCCAGGATTATACCGTAATGAACGAAATACCATTTATAGGGCATATCACGGGTAAGAAAATGAATATCTTTGTAGCCACAGGGTTCCAGAAATGGGGTATGACAACCAGTCATGTATCAGCTATGATAATACGTGATATTATTGCCAATGGGAAAAGCGAAGTTGAAAATATATTTACCCCCTCAAGGTTCACTCCTGTCAGCTCTGCCAAGAACTTTATAAAAGAAAATGCAGATGTTGTTGACAATCTGGTTTCAGGAAAACTGGAATCGCCACCTATAGAATTTACATTACAGCCGGGTGAAGGCAAAGCAGTAAAGTACCACGGCAAAAAAGCCGGAGCCTACATGGACAATGACGGTAATGTTTTTATAATAGATACAACATGTAAGCATCTGGGTTGTGAAGTTAACTGGAATTCAGCCGAAAAAACCTGGGATTGTCCCTGTCATGCTTCCAGATACAGCTATGACGGGACAGTGGTTGAAGGTCCTGCCATGA
- a CDS encoding MetQ/NlpA family ABC transporter substrate-binding protein — MRNKLILKILCAALAFLSIIAACGCKNEKGQEGGEHLKIGLTPAVDAIPYIIARDKGIFHKYGLSVDMEVFKSAGERDAAFQSSNIDGVLCDMVAVCLYQNAGFKVKITGVTDGDFILLASKQSGIKSIKEVKGHRVAISENTIIEYALDKIMNKNGIGIDEVEKVAVPSIPVRLEMLQHNQVQLALLPEPFSSMAIKQGAVVLDSAYRNSIYSNVIAFKDTTIKEKTSVIKKLNEAYNESVKYLKENPIEEYQDEIIKFIGYPKDMKGSIVLPDYRKAGLPADSELKSTIEWAEREHLLNKKITENDLKEKLK, encoded by the coding sequence ATGCGAAATAAATTGATTTTAAAAATTCTTTGTGCAGCATTAGCCTTTTTATCTATTATTGCTGCCTGTGGATGTAAAAATGAAAAGGGCCAAGAAGGCGGAGAACACTTGAAAATAGGCCTTACGCCGGCAGTTGATGCTATACCCTACATAATCGCCCGGGACAAGGGTATTTTTCATAAATATGGGTTAAGCGTAGATATGGAGGTGTTCAAAAGTGCCGGAGAAAGGGACGCGGCATTTCAAAGCTCGAACATTGACGGTGTTTTATGTGACATGGTAGCTGTCTGCCTTTACCAAAACGCAGGATTTAAAGTGAAAATAACAGGAGTTACAGACGGAGATTTTATACTCTTGGCAAGTAAGCAATCTGGCATAAAAAGCATAAAAGAAGTAAAAGGACACCGGGTTGCAATATCTGAAAATACCATAATTGAGTACGCACTGGATAAAATTATGAATAAAAACGGTATCGGTATTGATGAAGTTGAAAAAGTGGCAGTGCCTTCCATCCCGGTTCGTCTGGAGATGCTACAGCATAACCAGGTTCAGCTTGCTTTGCTTCCCGAGCCTTTTTCTTCAATGGCAATTAAACAAGGTGCCGTTGTACTGGATTCTGCTTATAGAAACAGTATTTACAGCAATGTAATTGCCTTTAAAGATACTACAATTAAAGAAAAAACATCAGTAATTAAAAAATTGAATGAAGCCTATAATGAATCTGTCAAATATCTAAAGGAAAATCCAATAGAAGAGTATCAAGACGAAATAATTAAATTTATTGGATACCCAAAGGATATGAAGGGAAGTATTGTACTGCCGGATTACAGAAAAGCCGGACTTCCTGCTGATAGCGAATTGAAATCTACTATAGAGTGGGCTGAAAGGGAACACTTGCTGAATAAAAAGATTACAGAAAATGATTTGAAGGAAAAGCTTAAATAA
- a CDS encoding insulinase family protein yields MKKVVSYMLSFVLILSLFLNAAPCVSAAQTELKALPEVGQVVSGFKVQEVGNMEIIDSKTVLFEHAKTGAKLIFIQNKDTNRAFDISFKTPAFNDTGVNHVLEHITVSGSQKYPMKNVLFTILNQTYSTFINAFTAQNFTTYPVSSLSEDQLLKLTEVYLDCVYHPSVYNDKNIFKREAWRYEMADSKADLNISGTVYNEMKGALGNISTAASYNGMKTLFPNSTQSTVSGGDPDKVKDLVYEDVIKTHNTYYHPSNSLMVLYGNVDYQSFLKMIDDSYLSKYDKKDIKIDELKLEPFKKTIEKTFKYPVAAGTDTKNASQIDYCFPLVNMSDEDLLGIAVLSELIGSDTSPLKQEFRDKKLGGDIVINYNTGLSIPVLSFSAQNTDESKKADIKALIDKYLNSIVKSGFKSADVDAVLAGELRGVSNITETPNLGVNLSTQMGSFWANFDSIDFYNNMLKNIKSISAKSGKRYFEALTEKFLLKNKNTALVTTVPEAGLSEKQAAEQKKYLSDLKASMSQQQIDTIINETKTYNEWNSREDNKDVVKSIQAVKISDLPEEVKNYNIKESKSDGVRLISAEANVGETESTSLYFDTSSVPADKLHYLKLYTELLGNLDTKNSKKAELGNLKTRYINGVSFNLSVVTDKTYKKYSPVLNVSWSGIIGDYDKQLEVVKDIILNTQVNKSTDILNIVKSRISEIKTQYTSNPLSIQVMRSRSYFNEAYNYLNYASAIDYYNFLTKLEKEFSKNPKGVLKELDNVKALVTNKKNLIVTFTGNKNSISKFETSIKKFTLGIPSKDIAKQDYSKLPKPAKSEGISVDGSVQYNMLYATYEKMGTVFNGKYIPIGSVINENYITPKIRFGYGAYDNIVEFGDEGFMLASYRDPNIKETFEVYNGLPEFIKNINLTQEQLDSYILKSFSNYTVSSGEISGANTALGYYLMGIKSEDILQILKEIKSVTVNDVKDTASMIENMLKSGTYSTAGSKEKLSENKELYDNIVALEQGQDTKTSTITRGQFFELVLAGAPNPLEIAKQQGLITPDKKGNYYENRKLTREELAVFICKIAALSGVQLPTAKPEIADINSVASWSKNAVNALVGFDVIKLDDKGNFNPKGEVTSDFVTTVLNNLNQKLAAK; encoded by the coding sequence ATGAAAAAAGTTGTTTCGTACATGCTGTCATTTGTTTTAATTTTGAGCCTATTTCTCAATGCTGCACCCTGTGTAAGTGCTGCTCAAACGGAACTCAAGGCATTGCCGGAGGTAGGGCAGGTAGTGTCCGGCTTCAAGGTTCAGGAAGTTGGGAATATGGAAATAATCGACAGTAAAACTGTTTTATTTGAGCATGCAAAAACAGGTGCAAAGCTTATTTTTATACAAAATAAGGATACCAACAGGGCTTTTGATATTTCATTCAAAACACCTGCCTTCAATGATACGGGAGTAAATCATGTGCTGGAGCATATAACCGTATCCGGCTCACAGAAATATCCTATGAAAAACGTTCTATTTACAATTTTAAATCAGACATATTCTACTTTTATAAATGCATTTACCGCTCAAAACTTTACTACATATCCTGTCTCTTCACTGAGTGAGGATCAGCTTTTAAAGTTGACAGAGGTTTATCTGGATTGTGTTTATCATCCCTCAGTATATAACGACAAGAATATTTTCAAAAGGGAAGCCTGGAGATATGAAATGGCAGACAGCAAGGCGGACCTAAATATAAGCGGTACGGTATATAATGAAATGAAGGGTGCTTTGGGGAATATATCTACTGCTGCCTCATACAACGGTATGAAAACACTTTTTCCCAACAGTACGCAATCCACTGTATCCGGAGGTGACCCTGATAAGGTAAAGGATTTGGTATATGAGGATGTAATTAAAACCCATAACACTTACTACCATCCTTCCAATTCACTTATGGTTCTCTACGGAAATGTGGATTATCAAAGCTTTCTTAAAATGATTGATGATAGTTACCTTTCAAAGTATGATAAAAAAGATATTAAGATCGATGAGTTAAAGCTGGAGCCATTTAAGAAAACAATTGAAAAAACTTTTAAATATCCGGTGGCTGCCGGTACCGATACTAAAAATGCCTCCCAGATTGATTATTGTTTTCCTCTTGTAAATATGTCCGATGAAGATTTACTGGGAATAGCTGTGTTAAGTGAACTTATTGGAAGCGACACATCGCCATTAAAACAGGAATTCAGGGATAAAAAACTCGGAGGAGATATTGTAATAAATTACAACACCGGATTATCAATACCCGTTTTGAGTTTCTCGGCTCAAAATACTGATGAAAGTAAAAAAGCTGATATTAAAGCACTTATTGATAAATACCTGAATAGTATTGTAAAGTCGGGCTTTAAGTCGGCTGATGTTGATGCTGTACTTGCCGGTGAATTAAGGGGAGTATCAAATATCACCGAAACTCCCAATCTGGGCGTAAATTTATCTACACAGATGGGCAGCTTCTGGGCCAATTTCGACAGCATTGATTTTTACAATAATATGCTCAAGAATATTAAGTCTATTTCTGCTAAGTCTGGCAAAAGATATTTTGAAGCTCTTACAGAAAAATTCCTTTTAAAAAATAAAAACACCGCCCTGGTTACTACTGTTCCTGAGGCAGGACTTTCAGAAAAGCAGGCAGCAGAACAGAAAAAGTATTTGTCTGACTTAAAGGCGTCAATGAGCCAACAGCAAATAGATACAATTATAAATGAAACAAAAACCTACAACGAGTGGAACAGCAGGGAAGATAATAAAGATGTAGTTAAAAGTATTCAGGCTGTGAAGATTTCGGATTTACCGGAGGAAGTTAAAAATTATAATATTAAAGAATCTAAATCAGACGGAGTAAGATTGATATCTGCAGAAGCAAATGTTGGGGAGACGGAATCCACCAGCCTTTATTTCGATACTTCATCTGTTCCTGCGGATAAGCTACATTATTTAAAGCTATATACGGAATTATTAGGAAATCTTGATACCAAAAACAGTAAAAAGGCTGAGTTGGGTAATCTCAAGACAAGATATATCAACGGAGTATCATTCAATTTATCTGTTGTAACTGACAAAACTTATAAAAAATACTCTCCTGTTTTAAATGTTTCCTGGTCCGGTATAATAGGGGATTATGACAAGCAGCTTGAGGTTGTCAAAGACATCATTTTAAATACACAGGTTAATAAAAGTACTGATATTTTGAATATAGTCAAGTCCCGGATATCAGAAATAAAAACTCAATATACAAGCAACCCTTTAAGTATACAGGTAATGAGAAGCAGATCATATTTCAATGAAGCATATAACTATCTGAATTATGCTTCTGCTATTGATTATTATAATTTCCTTACAAAATTGGAAAAAGAATTTTCCAAAAATCCTAAAGGGGTCTTGAAAGAGCTGGATAATGTTAAAGCCTTGGTTACAAACAAAAAGAATTTAATAGTAACTTTTACGGGAAATAAAAACAGTATTAGCAAATTTGAAACTTCAATAAAGAAGTTTACCCTCGGAATACCATCAAAGGATATTGCAAAACAGGATTATTCAAAACTTCCTAAGCCTGCAAAAAGTGAGGGTATATCTGTAGACGGCTCTGTACAATATAATATGCTTTATGCAACATATGAAAAAATGGGAACTGTATTTAACGGAAAATATATTCCAATAGGTTCAGTAATAAACGAAAACTACATTACTCCAAAGATAAGATTCGGTTATGGTGCGTATGACAACATAGTTGAGTTCGGTGATGAAGGCTTTATGCTTGCATCCTACCGTGACCCAAATATTAAGGAAACCTTTGAGGTATACAACGGATTGCCGGAATTTATTAAGAATATTAATCTTACACAGGAACAGCTGGATAGTTATATCTTAAAGTCCTTCAGCAATTACACTGTGTCTTCCGGAGAAATATCAGGTGCCAATACTGCACTTGGTTACTATCTGATGGGTATTAAATCAGAGGATATCTTACAGATATTGAAAGAAATTAAATCTGTTACCGTCAATGATGTCAAGGATACGGCTTCCATGATTGAAAACATGCTTAAAAGCGGAACATATTCTACGGCAGGAAGTAAGGAAAAACTTAGTGAAAACAAGGAGCTTTATGATAATATAGTAGCCTTGGAGCAGGGACAGGATACCAAAACTAGTACTATTACAAGAGGCCAATTCTTTGAACTGGTTCTTGCAGGTGCTCCAAACCCTCTTGAAATCGCTAAGCAGCAGGGATTGATAACACCAGATAAAAAGGGAAACTACTATGAAAATAGAAAACTGACAAGAGAAGAACTTGCGGTGTTTATATGTAAAATAGCAGCTTTAAGCGGTGTACAGCTTCCGACTGCAAAGCCTGAGATCGCAGACATTAATTCGGTTGCATCATGGTCAAAAAATGCAGTTAATGCTTTGGTCGGGTTTGATGTTATAAAGCTGGATGACAAGGGCAATTTTAATCCGAAAGGAGAAGTAACGTCTGACTTTGTCACTACTGTTTTAAATAACCTTAATCAGAAGCTGGCAGCAAAATAG
- a CDS encoding UbiA-like polyprenyltransferase, whose protein sequence is MLASKVIRKISDYGTLVMFSHSIFSLSFAIISMLLASNGFPSAWKVFWILMAFMGARTGANAINRAIDAEIDKLNPRTSVRQIPQGQVSKGEAYGLAAASFAIMLVSAAMLNMLCLILAPLALVFMTGYSYTKRFTWLCHIILGITTAAAPVGAWIAVTGNLSVTPLIMGVANTLWVAGFDIIYGIQDYEFDKANNLRSIPVKFGIRRALHISSAFHLISCIFLLVLGIISSQLGTIYFSGLLIITVLFAIEHSLVANVRKPDDTGDEVYSFTAYSLNQIISIVFLTASLLETLI, encoded by the coding sequence ATGCTTGCTTCAAAAGTAATAAGAAAAATATCTGACTATGGAACCCTAGTAATGTTTTCTCACTCCATATTTTCTTTATCCTTTGCAATTATTTCCATGCTGCTGGCTTCAAATGGGTTTCCAAGTGCCTGGAAAGTATTCTGGATATTGATGGCATTCATGGGTGCCAGAACAGGTGCCAATGCCATTAACAGGGCTATAGATGCAGAAATTGATAAGCTTAACCCAAGAACTTCAGTAAGACAGATTCCACAGGGACAGGTTAGCAAGGGTGAAGCCTATGGGCTGGCGGCGGCTTCTTTTGCAATAATGCTTGTTTCTGCGGCCATGTTGAACATGCTTTGCCTTATTCTGGCACCTCTTGCTCTTGTATTTATGACAGGCTACTCCTATACAAAAAGGTTTACATGGCTCTGTCATATTATTTTAGGGATTACAACAGCTGCGGCTCCGGTGGGTGCATGGATTGCCGTAACAGGGAACTTATCTGTAACTCCGTTGATAATGGGTGTTGCAAATACTTTATGGGTAGCTGGCTTTGACATAATATACGGTATACAGGACTATGAGTTTGATAAGGCTAACAACCTTCGATCAATTCCTGTGAAATTCGGTATACGCAGGGCACTCCATATATCAAGTGCCTTCCATCTCATATCCTGTATCTTCCTGCTTGTTTTAGGGATAATCAGCAGTCAGCTTGGAACAATATATTTTTCGGGACTATTGATAATAACAGTACTTTTCGCTATAGAACATTCACTTGTCGCCAATGTTAGAAAACCTGATGATACAGGAGACGAGGTATATTCATTTACCGCATATTCATTAAATCAGATTATAAGCATTGTATTTTTAACAGCCTCATTGTTGGAAACACTAATTTAG